ACCCGGCAATCATTCCGACCGCACCGAGACCGAACGAGAGAAATCCGGATATATTCGCATTGGCTATCCACTTGATTGCGGAGGGCAGTGACGCCTCGTAATTGGCAAGCAGCAGAAACGCCAGGGGAGAGAGAGCTCCGGTCACCAGTGAGGTATAGGCGCCGATATTATTAGCCTTTTTCCAGTACAGTCCGAATCCGACAGCGGAAATCGCCCCTGCGGTATACATGTTCCCCGTAATGTAAATGTACTTGAGCGAGGATGAGGGAATCTTGTAGAGCAGACCGAATACAAGGAGGAAAAGGCCGATCAGTCCCACCCAGATACGGGTGATGGTCATGATCGTTTTTTCCGAAAGCCGTTCTTTGGTGAGTGCCCAGATGACATCACGGGTGATAACCGACGCAAAGGCAAGAAGATACGCCGAATAGGTGGACATCGAAGCTGCGAGCATACCGGCTATAAGCAGCCCTATGACTCCGGTGGGGAGGACCATGCCGAGCATCCGGGGCATGGCCGCCATTGCTGCATCGCCTGTGAGACCCGGGAACATGGTGAATGCGATGATTCCCCACATCATGGGAATCATGGCCCGTCCGGCGAACGTAAGGCTCGAAATCTGGAATACCCGTTTTCCGGTTTCCGAGCTTTCAGCCGATAACGCCCTCATGGTACCCGGCAGCCAGAGAGCAGCGGCTGCAAAATTGGTGATGAGCATCCAGACGATGAAAATCCATCCGAGATCCTGGTTGATAAACGGATTGAAACCGCCCGAACCGAAATTGGACGCGATCGTATCGGCAATCTGGGGAATCGTTACGGAGCGGAATGCAAAAACCGTCGCAACCAGCATGCTCACGGACAGTAAGGTAAATTGGAGATAATCGGTGACAACCACGCTCATCATGCCACCGAAAATCGTGTACATTCCTACGATGAGGAGCATAAAAACCATGATGAGTGCGACCGCATTATCACCGAATCCCATTGCATGACTTAAAAAAACGCCGTCCAGCTTGAGAAAAACGCCCATGTTGAGCACACCGCCGACAAAAAGAACGAATCCGCCGAGAATACGGACAGAACGGGTGTAACGGATATCGTAGAATTCGGGAACGGTCATGACGCGGAGTCTGCGGAGTCCCTTGATGACAAAACCGGTATAACCGACTGCAAAGTAAACGATAACCATGATGATACCGAGCACAAGGGCGGAAAAACCGTTACGGTAGCCGCCTTCGCCCATGTACATGATGGTTACTGTGCCAAGTTCGGTTGCAATCATCGTTGCGGTACAGGCGCCGAGCTTGAGTTTCCGTCCGGCGACGATGTATCCGGAAAGGTCTGAAACGAATCGCCTCGCATACAGACCCGCCCATATGGTAAACGAGAGATACAGAACGATGATGAACCAGTCAAGCAGTGTAAAATTCATCAATCCTCCATCTGAAAAGCTGAACAGTGAAACAGGGATTGTAGGGATTGTATTGTATTGAAGTTTAAATATGGTGCAGTATCGGGCAGGGAGCAAGAAAAAAGGCGGTGTATGAAGTAAAAATAGTATGTCAGAAGACAGAAGGCAAAAAAAGAGAAAATATCGAGGTGTAAAGGGGATACGGCGCGAAACAAGAAATTCGCATAACATCTATTATGTAAACTTATATGCCCGGTTCATGACTTCGACTCATGCATTTCTCCTTTTCTCCTCAATTATTACCATCACTGTCGTCTATTTATATACTGTACTCTATTATCTCTTTGTCACTTTGACACTCTGTTACTCTGTCCCTGATATTTAACGCGGCAATAAGGTCTTTTTCAAGATATTCAACCGGCAGATCGCACGCAAGGCACAGATCGATTTCCGATTCCAGCCAGGTTACATATTCATGGATTTCACGGTTGTTTAATTCCCTGCCACTCAATGATCGAACCCCCATTAATGACTCTCCGTTTCCTGAATACTCGTGAGTTTTGTACCGGCACCATCGTATCGTTCTCAGGTCACAATATTTTTTAGTTTTTGTCTGCCTGGTTTTAACGATGGTGCCGGTAAACTCTAAGCCAATTGCTGCTTTATATACTCGCAAACATCATGCCATTATGAAACGAATTCCCGCCGGTAAGTGTATTAATATCATAACTGAATGATATACAATGAGATACCGTATTAATGTATTCCGGATACACTGGATCGGTTATCCGGCATATTGGCAAAGTATCAGGAAATGAACGACAATATGACAATAATAAGTGTAATAATATACAGTATTATGGTGCGGATTCGATGCTGGATGGTTTCAGTCCATGAAAAGGCTCAGAATGGTCGAAAGCTCCTTTTTCATGTTCTGACGGGTAATGATTCGGTCGCAGTACCCGTGGTCGAAGAGATACTCGCTTTTCTGAAATCCTTCGGGGAGTTCGCATTTCATGGTTTCCATGATGATACGGGGACCGGTGAAACCTACGAATGCTTTCGGCTCGGCAAGGTGGACATCGCCAAGCATGGCGTATGAAGCGGTGACACCGCCGCTTGTGGGATTGGTGAGTATGACAATATAAGGCAGCCGGGCCTCGGCAAGAAGACCGATGGCGGCGGAGGTTTTAGCCATCTGCATGAGGGCGGTCGTGCTCTCCTGCATGCGCGCGCCGCCGGACTGGGTGATCATGATGAGGGGCAGTTTTTTATCGAGGGCATGATCCACGAGCCGTACGATTTTTTCACCCACCGCCGAGCTGAGGCTCCCGCCGATGAACCGGAAGTCCATGATTCCGATTGCAGTCCTGCGCCCGTTGATCATTCCTGTGCCGGTAACAATGGCCGTATTCGACCCCGTTGTGCTCCGCGCTGTCTTGATACGCTGGGCATATTTCTTCGTATCGACAAAACGGAGAAAATCCACATCGTGCAGGCTGGCATTGAGTTCGGTGAATGTACCTTTGTCGAAAATGAGACTGATATAGTCGACGGGCGCGATCCTGAAGTGATAATCGCATTTATCGCAGACCCAGAGATTTTCGATAAGCTTTTCGCGGAGCAGTATGGCGCCGCATTCTTCGCATTTTACCCAGATGCCGCCGGGAACCTCGCTGCGGTCACCTATATGAAAACTCTTTTTCATCGTCTCTAACCAGGACATTTCTGCATCTCCTGTCAGATTATATAATAGTTACGGGGAAATGTACCATTTCCAGACAATATATTTCATCCTGCCTTTAATATACGATAAAATGAGAAAAAATACAGGTCAAAATCGTATAGAGATATAATATATTGTTTATGCTGTTGTTGGAATTATATTTGCATGTGTTTGAAAATGTTAAAAAAAAACCGTAAAAAAAAATGTGGTTCGTTGAATCATGTGGAGGTATCGGGCTAATTGTTTTTACGGGTCTTACGCATATTTTTCATCGTGAGAGCCATGTTAACCTCACTCGTGGAAATTCCCAGTTTCCGGGCTATATCACGGGGAGATCCTCCCTCGGACCGGAGTTCGTAAATTGCATGGTTCAGCTGACTCGAATCCATGAAATCCTCTTCCTCGCTCGCTACTTCCTGAACAAGCTGATCCATGCGCCGCGCCCGCACCGCGACAATAAGCTCCACCTCGGTCTGAGTGAGATCGGCTGCCCTGGCTATCTCGGCAATGCCCCGTCCCTCTCTGTACATGCGTGTCACGAGCGCTTTAACTTCCTCTGTGATGGCATCGGACCTGCTCTCGAACGATGGCAGCCGCGCCGGGGCTTCATACGGTTCCTCGACTGGTTCCTCGGCCGGCGTTGCAGCAGGTTCGACCGGTTCGGCCTCTTTATGATCCGTTTCCCGTGGGGATTCCGAGACCATCTCGATTTCACTGGTTATTGAACGGTATTCCCGAAGAGCGGCTTCCTCGTTTTCCTCGAACTCCTCGCTTCTCCCGGCCCGCTCGTCCAGAAGACGTTCGATCTCCGCGGTGAAGGTAAGATCGATTTTCGACTTCGCCCGTCTGCGAATCCAGATCACTGCCCATGTTATCAATCCCAGAAGCAGTACTGCCGCGGCGAAAAGTCCATATACGCCGTACCGCAGATCCTTATTGAAACGCGCTTCGAAATCCGCCGCGGGAGCGGTTCCCCCCTGCCCTGTTTCGCCAGCGCCTGCGACAGTTGTATCGGGAACCGTGGTGACGGCGGTCGCCTGCGCCGATGCTGCGAGTGAGTCGGCATGGGTCTTGCGGGCCTCTCTGAGACGTTTTCCCTCGGCAAGTTCTTTTTCCCTTTCCTGTGCGAGCTGGAAACGGTATTCCTCGGGAAGCATGATCGATTCAACCGTTATCGTCTTTTTATCTTTGAGCGGTTCTACGGACGCGACAAACGTTCGCCAGTCCGCCAGCGCTTGGTTTGTTTTACCATTTTTAAGCCGCGTGTAAGCGAGAAGCCCGATAGCATCCGAGAAGGTCGATGAGTCACGCAATGCGGCCAGCAGGTTTTCTTCGGCGCGATCGTTCTGTTTTTTACGGAGCCGTATATGGGCTGCATAATAGTATGAAAGAGGGCTTTCCGGATTTCTGTTTACTTCGGCATTGAACTCGGTGAGCGCGTCATCCAGACGCCCGTTCGTGAAAAGCTCGATTCCCTTCGCAAGATGGCTGGCCGATACGGCGGGTGAGACGGCGGCGGTTGGAGTTTTTACCGCCGGTTCCGGGTTTCTGGCGCCGAACACCTCGATTCGGACTGCGGATGGCTTCGCATATGTATGGGAATATGAATATGAGCCGGTGAGACGAAACACTACTTCGATCATATCCCCGGCCTGACGGGCCGACCAGCCGGACAGTATTGAATTTGCGGGTAACTTTATCCGGTCGGTGGTTTCTTTGGAATATGTGGCGCCGGGAACACGCAGGATAAGCGAACGGCCCTCGTTCTCCGTTCGAAGGGTATAGGATATGGCGCTGTCGAATCCGACCTCGATGGTCACCTGCCCTTCGCGGGAATTGAAGGAAAGATTATTGAATGCTGCGGCTGAGCACAGTGAAACCGTTGCCAGCCACCACAGGAGGGCCAGACTCACAAAAAAGACGTTTTTGCGGCAGCCGGGAAATTCACGGGTGTTCATGATCATAGGAGCGGTGAACCGTTCCCCGGGATAATCTTTTTTTCCGCTTTTTTTATTCACTGAATATACCATTTTCATGCATGGTGAACGATACCGTTTGTGGTTATTATTACACCGTCGATTAAACGGTGGCATCCGACCGTTTCATACCGTGGGCTGCCCGGTGATGAAATACCGGCAATAAGTTCGTCCAGTTCTATCGTTTATTTGTTGATTTTTTTATAGAGCATGTCAAGCTCTTTTTCCATGAGCTCCAGCCGTTCGTTCTGACGTTCAATTATCTCCTTGAGCATACCTATCTTCTGATCCCAGTTCAGCTGATTTTTTTCGAGGTTGAGAAAGCGGATCTCAAGGGGATGATTTTTATTCACCCGGTCGATATTGATATCCGCGGGAACATGCTGTACGGGAAGAGGAACGTGTGGTTTTTCAGGACCCGGAAGAATATTCCCTTCAACCGGGGCAGTATCCTTCGCTTCCTGTTTTTCCGGGATTATCGGTTTATCCGGCGCTTTCGGTTTATTTGAAACGGGCGTCTTTTGAGGACTGACAAACTGGAAAGGATTATTAACCAGAGAATCAAGGTCCATGTTATCGGAATTGTTCATATCAATTCTCTCCGGGTTAATTATTATTTCACCTGTGTTTCCGGACAGTGTACAGGTCACAGTTTCTCAAGCAGATGAGCAATTTTCCGGGCATGTTCAATGCGTTTTACTTTCAGCTGTCCGGTTTCCGAAGCCTGGCCATTACTGCCCGGTGCATTACCGGAAAGAGAAGTTTCCTCTATCAGATCAAATTCCTCGGAAATATCTGAATTATCATTTTTGCCGGCATCAGGAGATGTTTTAAGGCCGTTTACGGTTTCTGCGGAACCTTTTTTTTGCGGAATAAAGGTTCCCATCTCCTCCCTGTGTGAATGCTTTTTCCACTTTGTTTTTGTTTTGGGACGTTTCCACGCATATTTTAAATAAAGATACACGCTGAGAAACAATATCAGGCAGGAAAGCAGAATGGACAGGAAGTTACGCGACAGAACATACGTGTAGAATGTCGATTTTTTATTTTGTTCGACAACACGCTTGGTATCGGTCGCGGTCTGTGTTTTTTCCTCTTTGATCGTATCGACAACCGGTACGGCTTTTTTGTATTTATTTTCCTGTGCCTCTGCCGGTGAAGGTAACACGGCTGTTCCCCACAGTGCATTCATACGGCAGCCGTATCTGAGCAATACCGATGGAACGGTATGTGTCCCGATGGAAGCCGCATCGAGACGGGATGACAGTAATCCCCTGTGCGCGGATGAATCGAATGCTTCTCCGCCCTCTATAGCCAGTGCCGCGGCGAGACCGATGAGCAAAAAGCCGGTATACTGTCGAATATTCATGGAATTACCCGCATCTGTCCGTTACCCGCAGAGGAATCGCTCTATACCTTGCAGATAGTATACTCAAGATAACCGTTCCGCACAAGATTTAAAAGCCGTGAGAAAAAACACCACCGGCAGGCCATAAAAGGAGCCGGGCTGACAAGAGCCGGGGTGAAATGTCAGGTGGTATACCATGGCAGGGGGAGATGGCTATTTTCTAAGGGCCTTGGTCAATTCCGCTTTCAGAAGCTCGATAAGCATATTGGCGCGGGCAAGTTTTATTCCGAGGCTGTACACAAGGTTTTTGCTGATTTTATTATAAACTTCCGGATGTTCTTCGCCGAGCCGTTCCAGATGATTGATATTCAATACAACGATCCAGCTCTCCTCGCGGGCGACGGCAAGTGCTGTCCTCTTGATTGTGTTGATCATCGCCAGCTCGCCGAACGCCTCACCCTTCGAGACACGGTAGAGCGGGATTCCCTTGAGAGAAACGATATCGACGCTCCCTTCCACAAGCACATATACTTCCCTCGTTTGGTTGTCACGGTCGGTTATGACATCGCCTTTCTGAAAACACACTTTATTGATTATTTTCATAATCTCCTGTAATTCCATGGGATTAAGGTCTTTGAAAAGATTTATTTTTTCAAGGCCCCAGACTGCCTTTGCCATCGGATTGCTCCCTCTGACAGTATTTGAGTCAAAGATTACCCCGATGCGTACGTCGGGGTGAAACGAAAGACTACCCGGCCTCCCGGAACTCACGCTCTTTCTCCAGGCTTTCAAAGAGAGAGGGAGTTAAACAGCGGCGGGGATGAGTTTTTTATCCGCGATACCTCGCTGCCCTGCTCCGGAGGAATTACATACCAGATTTATTATAGCATCAATTTGTCTGATAAACAAGCTGTTATATTAGTGCTCCGGCGATGACGTAAAATCACCGGAGCAATTAATTACATGTTTATCGAATGGAATAACAGGTTGTCAGAAATACCAGTTAAATGAAAATCCCTCGACAACGCTGATTTTAT
This window of the bacterium genome carries:
- a CDS encoding sodium:solute symporter family protein, with amino-acid sequence MNFTLLDWFIIVLYLSFTIWAGLYARRFVSDLSGYIVAGRKLKLGACTATMIATELGTVTIMYMGEGGYRNGFSALVLGIIMVIVYFAVGYTGFVIKGLRRLRVMTVPEFYDIRYTRSVRILGGFVLFVGGVLNMGVFLKLDGVFLSHAMGFGDNAVALIMVFMLLIVGMYTIFGGMMSVVVTDYLQFTLLSVSMLVATVFAFRSVTIPQIADTIASNFGSGGFNPFINQDLGWIFIVWMLITNFAAAALWLPGTMRALSAESSETGKRVFQISSLTFAGRAMIPMMWGIIAFTMFPGLTGDAAMAAMPRMLGMVLPTGVIGLLIAGMLAASMSTYSAYLLAFASVITRDVIWALTKERLSEKTIMTITRIWVGLIGLFLLVFGLLYKIPSSSLKYIYITGNMYTAGAISAVGFGLYWKKANNIGAYTSLVTGALSPLAFLLLANYEASLPSAIKWIANANISGFLSFGLGAVGMIAGSLLTQKICPPKDLTPYYQKGDK
- the accD gene encoding acetyl-CoA carboxylase, carboxyltransferase subunit beta, coding for MSWLETMKKSFHIGDRSEVPGGIWVKCEECGAILLREKLIENLWVCDKCDYHFRIAPVDYISLIFDKGTFTELNASLHDVDFLRFVDTKKYAQRIKTARSTTGSNTAIVTGTGMINGRRTAIGIMDFRFIGGSLSSAVGEKIVRLVDHALDKKLPLIMITQSGGARMQESTTALMQMAKTSAAIGLLAEARLPYIVILTNPTSGGVTASYAMLGDVHLAEPKAFVGFTGPRIIMETMKCELPEGFQKSEYLFDHGYCDRIITRQNMKKELSTILSLFMD
- a CDS encoding cyclic nucleotide-binding domain-containing protein, producing the protein MAKAVWGLEKINLFKDLNPMELQEIMKIINKVCFQKGDVITDRDNQTREVYVLVEGSVDIVSLKGIPLYRVSKGEAFGELAMINTIKRTALAVAREESWIVVLNINHLERLGEEHPEVYNKISKNLVYSLGIKLARANMLIELLKAELTKALRK